Part of the Imperialibacter roseus genome, ACAATTGAAATTTATGTTGTTGATGTTACATGTATTGAATGCTTTTTAATAGTATCTTCTACGGGGTCTTTCTGGTTCTGTTACTTGTGCTATATTACTTTACTCCAAAATCCTGGAGGTGGATACTGCTTTTAGCTTCAAGCGTATACTTTTACACGACCTGGAATCCATTCTTTCTAATTGTAGTAGGAGTATCAATCCTGATAGATTACATCTGCGGGCTTGCGATTTACAGCTCAAAGCTACAATGGCAGAGAAAGGCCTTATTTTGGTCGAGCATAGTTTCCAATATTGGCCTCCTTTTCTTTTTCAAATACCACAATTTCTTTGCTGAGAATATAAATACCGTGTTCAGTGCATTGAACATGGCAATTTCTATTCCCAAAAATTCGCTTCCGTTTCCAATAGGTATCAGCTTTTATACCTTTCAGACCTTAAGCCACACAATTGATGTCTACAAAGGCTTCAGAAAGCCGGAGCGAAATTTAGGAGTGTTTTCTCTCTACGTATTGTTTTTCCCACAGATTTTAGCGGGCCCAATCGAAAGATCGAAGAATCTTTTGCCACAGTTGAATAACCTAAGTCTTCTAAGTTCTGAGAACGCCACCGCTGGCGCACGGCTCATCCTTTGGGGGCTATTCAAAAAAATGGTAGTTGGAGACCGGATTGGGGAGCTGGTGGATTTGGTTTATGGGAGTCCTGAGACGTACAAGGGATTGCCGCTCATAATTGGCTCATGTCTTTTTTCTGTTCAGATTTTTTGCGACTTCTCGGGATATAGCGACATAGCAATTGGCTCGGCACGGCTTTTTGGTGTGAAGCTCTCGAAGAATTTTGACAATAGAATATATTTTGCCAATTCGAAAGCAAATTTTTGGAAAGGGTGGCATATTACACTTAGTGATTGGTTCAGAGATTATCTCTTCTTTGCTGTACTAGGGAAAGGAAGAACACAAACTCGTTTTTATTTAAGTCTTCTGTTTGTATTTTTTATAACTGGTTTGTGGCACGGAGCAAATTGGGGCTTCGTGATTTGGGGTTTGGTGAATGGTGTTTGGGTGTTGATTGAAAGGTTGACGCTTAAATGGAGGTTTCGTCAGTTTGAAAAAACTGGTCTTCTACGGTTTCCCAAGGTGTTTAATCTTATATGCATCACCTTCATTTTCTTGTCAAACGCTGTTACTGCTATGTGGTTTAAAGCAGAATCATGGAGTAAGGGCCTGGATATTTTACGGTTCAGCTTCGATTGGAGAGAACATAGCCAACTAGTCTTTCCAAGAAGTGTCATCCAAGACATACTTTTGTGTGGTATAGTTTTTTTCCTTATGGATTTGATCAACAGACAGATGAAGGCAGAGGCTTTCAGCGAATGGGTTGGTAAACATAAGTTATTTGTTCGTTGGGTAGTTTACGTGATATTGATTGAAGCAATTCTGAATTTTGGTATTTCAGGAGTTGATTTTTATTATTTCCAGTTCTAGCATGAGAAAGTTAACTATTAAGGCTATCATTTTGATTTTACTTTTGGTCATTATTCGCCAAAGCTTCGACGCTATTTTGCCGGTTGCTGATATGCAAACAGAAGCAACCAAAAAGCTACAGGCAATTAGTATAGATTCGGATTGCAATATGGTTTTCGTTGGATCTAGTCGCTTCCTGAGAGGAATTATACCCTCTGTTATAGATTCGATATTGTTGGAGTATCAAACCAAAAGTATCAACCTTGGGTTGAAGAGCTTTACATTTCCATATATTCGAGACTTTCTGGTGGAAACCCGATTTGAAAAACATGTTGAATATATTGTGATTGAACTGAATGGGCCAAGGCTCGATTTCGAGAACAAATGGCCGTGGGTCGAGTTTGTCCTCGATGAGGTCGACGAGAAGCCAACTCGGGAAATTAGGTTAATTTTGGCGGAGGCGGTGGAAAAGCTACCGGAAATGTTAAACGTAAGAGCAAATTTGTTGGCGCTTTTCGCCATAGGAAGCCTGCCGCCTGATTTCGGACAAGATGGCTACATGCCTTACAGTGAACACCAGGGAAATGATATGGAGCAATCACTATTGAGTACCTCGCAGTTAACTACAGAACTATATTTATTACATGAGCTTCCAAGTCACATCCACAGCTATGATTTGGAGCGGCTTATTGCCTACTTTGAAGCAAGAGAAATAAGATTGATTTTCCTTCTTCCACCTCTTGTGAAAAATGAATTGGAAGCTTCCTTTGTTTCTGGGGCGTTTTACAGTCTTGGTGAGCAGTCCCGATTGAATCTTTATTCTGATCGCTACGCTAAATTATTGATGGATAGTACCAAACGTTTGAATTATTACCACTTCAACAACGACGGGGCAATTATTTATTCCGAAATCCTGGGGGAAAAACTGAATGAGCACCTCTCTAAATGGCCGGATCATAAAAAGCGGGACAATTAGCCAATACCCGTCAAGGTTAAAATTGACACAGCTTGGCTGCTTGGTTTCTTCTCTTCCAACCATCCTATAAAAACCTTCTTGAGATTCCAACTATTTAAAATAACTTATACCTGATTTTGTGCGGCAGGTAAGGAGGGTGTAAATTAAACCAAACTTAATGTACTCAATTTTTTATGAGAGCCTACCTACTACTATTCCTTTGTTTTCTTTTTGTCTCGTCCTGTCAGGAAAATAAAAA contains:
- a CDS encoding MBOAT family O-acyltransferase yields the protein MAISIPKNSLPFPIGISFYTFQTLSHTIDVYKGFRKPERNLGVFSLYVLFFPQILAGPIERSKNLLPQLNNLSLLSSENATAGARLILWGLFKKMVVGDRIGELVDLVYGSPETYKGLPLIIGSCLFSVQIFCDFSGYSDIAIGSARLFGVKLSKNFDNRIYFANSKANFWKGWHITLSDWFRDYLFFAVLGKGRTQTRFYLSLLFVFFITGLWHGANWGFVIWGLVNGVWVLIERLTLKWRFRQFEKTGLLRFPKVFNLICITFIFLSNAVTAMWFKAESWSKGLDILRFSFDWREHSQLVFPRSVIQDILLCGIVFFLMDLINRQMKAEAFSEWVGKHKLFVRWVVYVILIEAILNFGISGVDFYYFQF